From one Colletotrichum destructivum chromosome 3, complete sequence genomic stretch:
- a CDS encoding Putative proteasome, subunit alpha/beta, proteasome beta-type subunit, nucleophile aminohydrolase, with protein MEVLLGITGKDFTIIAASKAAMRGATVLKAADDKTRALNKQTLIAYSGESGDTVQFADYIQANSQLYSMRNETDLSPSGLANFVRGELASSLRSRKPYNVNLLLGGVDPITQKPALYWLDYLASLAPLPYAAHGYAQYYCLSILDKHHHPDITLGQGIKILNLCTDELKRRLPIDFKGMTVKAVTKDGIVDIEFDDDKVVKAA; from the exons AT GGAGGTACTACTGGGTATCACGGGCAAGGACTTTACCATCATCGCAGCTTCCAAAGCTGCCATGCGTGGCGCGACAGTTCTCAAGGCtgccgacgacaagacgagaGCTCTCAACAAGCAAACACTGATTGCATACTCTGGCGAGTCGGGCGATACTG TCCAATTCGCCGATTACATCCAAGCAAACTCCCAGCTCTACTCCATGCGCAACGAGACGGACCTCTCCCCCTCTGGTCTCGCCAACTTCGTCCGCGGCGAACTCGCCTCCAGCCTGCGGTCGCGGAAGCCGTACAACGTCAAcctgctcctcggcggcgtcgaccccATCACACAGAAGCCCGCGCTGTATTGGCTGGACTACCTCGCATCGCTGGCGCCCTTGCCATACGCCGCTCACGGCTACGCACA ATACTACTGCTTGTCGATCCTCGATaaacaccaccaccccgaCATTACGCTCGGCCAGGGCATCAAAATCCTCAACTTGTGTACAGACGAGCTGAAGAGACGGTTACCGATTGACTTCAAGGGCATGACTGTCAAGGCCGTGACCAAGGACGGCATCGTGGACATAGAGTTCGACGATGACAAGGTGGTGAAGGCCGCTTGA